DNA sequence from the Nitrospirota bacterium genome:
TATTTTAGGACTTCTATATTTTTGTGTATCCAGAATTTGCCACCTCTTTCATCACCCGAATAGTACACATGGGCCTTTATCCTTTTCCCGTAAACTTCAGGGGATGGATTTACTTTTGTAAAGAAGGTCAGTGTTTGACCTTCTTTTCCCTTCAGGAAATTCGTAAAATCTTCTATGTCCTCAGAAGCCTCGACACTGATGGTCAACTTGTATATAGTCTGCTCAGGACTCATGCCGTAAAGAGATGATGAGCCTATACTGTATTCCCTGACTGTGCCTACAAGTGCCGCCTTGTTTGGAATTACAGGAACGGCTGAGGACATAGAGAATGAAGAAAACAAAAAAACAAAAAGGGCCAAACACACTTTTATGACAGGTATAAAATTCCTCATCTCGTTTTAACTGCAATGTCTGCAAAAGGGTAAGACAATACCGTGGCGTATGACACGCCTAATGAGCAACTAAAATTTCTGTAAAATTTATGCTGACGGGGTTGCCGCCATCAGCATAATTTATTATTTTGGAAGTTTAGAATATGTTCTTAGTAACAATAATTATACCAGATAATTATTGTTACTAAAATATTTTTCTGTTATCTTGAGAGGGGTTAAAGTTTAATTAAATTTCTGAGCGGTCCCAATATGTAACATGGCACAAATTGGGACCGCTCAAGAGTGTGTCAAGGCACATTATTTTATAGATTTCTTATGAAATTTTTTCCAAAATAACGTCTTGCCGCCAGTGTGGCCCCGCCCGTAAGAAATAAAATAGAACTTATCGGTTCGGGAGCGACAGCAACGTCCAGCCCCGCCACCCTGAAATCATCATCAGACCCGTCAGCCCAGATCCTGATCGTGTTTCCTGTATAACTCACACTGTGCCAGGTGTCCCTCAAATTAGGATCGTCCGTCGGGTTGGGAGCCGCGTCTATTAATTGATTTGTACCGTTAACTGTAAGGTTGAAGTCATCTGTTGCGCCAACATGGGTGAAATGAATGCTGTTCAGGGTCACTGTTGAATCAAAAGTAAAAAGCAGGGATTCTCTTTGAGTCGACCCGTCTAAGTTAACGTTATCGCCGGAGTATGCCACTATTCCAAGGCCTGTAGAGCCTGGATATATTCCCACATCAGGGCTGGTTCCCGTAACATCCGTCCAGAGAGGGTATTCTGTCCCGTTTGGATCTGTTGAGGAGGAAGGGGTTACATAGACTGTGAGGCCTGCTACGGTCATTTGAGCGGCATCGGGATATCCTGTCCATCCTGTGCCCTGGAAGTCAAAAATAACAGCGTGGGATGAGGCAACAGCGCCAAAGATAAATACGACGACAGCAAACATCATTAAAATAGTTTTTTTCATTACGCTCTCCTTTTTTGTAAATTTAATTTACATATATATCAAGATTGATGCCAGTTATTAAGGGAACCCCTTAATTTAATTCTTAGTTTAAAAACAATCAGTTATAGGGGAATTACTTAATTAACTGGAAAGATGAAAGTGTGGCATGTTACAGTTGTGTGCGGTACAGATATGTGCCAAGTCACATATATTCCAAGGGCTTTGTTTATAACTCCTCTTTGCAATTCCCGAAATACATTCCAATAAAAAAGGGCCTGGTATAACCAAGCCCTTTTCCGTTAATTCACAAGCAATGAACAATTATTTTTTTCTTTTCCCAAAATAACGCTTTGCCGCCAGTGTGGCCCCGCCCGTTAAGAACAGAATAGAGCTGATGGGTTCAGGAGCTGCTGCAGAGGAATAACTGTGCCCGCTGTCGCTTTGCAGGGTGACGCCGGGAGTCTGGGGATCGAGGAAATAATGGATTGTGTTGCCGAACTGTGCTTCTATCGACGCATCCCTGGCAGTTGTCACGTGTACTTGCAGATCGCCGGACAACTGGATTCTATTGCCGACATAGTATTGAAATATGGGAATCCCGCTGCTGCCGTCGTTACTGGTACTGTTATTGGTAGTGATGTCGCCCGTCCATGAAACGGTCTCGGTGGTTTGGATCCATCGATTGATGCCGGCCCCAAAAAACGAGGACATACTCCCCGTCGGCCTATAACCATTAAGCATGAAATTCCCGTCAATCGTCTGACTTAATAGTACAGACACCGTGGCGCCGGTGGGCAATGTATCCGACGTGACAGTGATCCAGTCAATGAACGACGCCCTGCCTTTTGTGTCAGAAAAAATTGTGCCGTTACTAACAGCGCTTAAATTCGCACCCAGGGCGCCGAAGTCAGCGCTAACGCTGCCGTCGCTGTAGCCGGTGCTATTGGTTGTAGCGTTCTGAACAGAGTCCGAGGCGCTTGTTCCGGAGTTATTAACCTGTCCGGTGTTCACAGTGTGGGTCTCTCTTTCCACAAAGACGGTGACTTGCGATGTGGTGTAAGATGCAGCCAGTGCGGCGCCAATTGAGACTGCCAGACTGAAAAGCATTGATACCGCCAGTATCGCTACAGGGAATTTTCTCATGATTATTTTGTTCCTTTTTAGAAGATTTGTATTTATATACGCATGATATATGCCAGCCATTAGGAAAACCCCTTAATATTTTTTATTAGTTTGAAAACAGTTAGTTATAGGGAAGGTGCTTAATCAGCAGGAAAATGAGGGGTGCGGCATATTACACTTGTGTGCGGTACAGATATGTGCCAGGCACAAATATATCAGGACACTTCGCAAAACGCCACTACATTGTTTCTCTTCGGCGAAAGACGTCATTTTTCACCCACAGCCAGAAGAGGCTTTTGAATCCTTTTGCAGCGGCTTTTACATCGTGGATGCTTCTTAGATTCAAAATACGCCTGATAATAAATTGCGGTCTTGAATAAAACTTTTTAAACGCGATCTGCCTGAGCTGAGCGATCTCTTCTCTCGTCATTGTATACGGGACAAAAGCTGCGCCCTGATAAGTGAAATCTGTGAGGTCGCCGGACATTGTGCCGTACTTCTCTAAGTTGTCGTAAAGCTCTGTGCCGGGGAAAGGTGTCAATGCGTGGAAGTTTGCAATATCGGGGTTGATCTCGCAGGCGAACTTGATACTCTCAAGCCCGTCCTCAAATGTCTGTCCTGGGATGCCGAAAAGGAACGGCGTGTAAACAGTCAGCCCGGCTTTCTTTGCCGCTCTGACCGCCCTGCGTGTCTGGTCAAGCGTTATCCCTTTCCTGACGGTATTCAAATTTCTCTGCACCCCGCTTTCCGCGCCAAGCAATACTGCCCAGCAGCCCGCGTCTTTGAAGGCCTTCAGCAAAGGATAATCCACCTGGTTCACACACGCGGAGGCAAACCACGTAAAGTCGAGCTTGCGCCTTTTTATCTCCCGCGCAATTTGCATGGCCCTGTCATAATCAGCGGCTAGTGTGTCGTCAATAAATTTTATCTCGCGGTATCCCTGCTTCAGGCAAAGCTCAACTTCCTGCATGACGTTTTCCACGCTGCGAAAACGAACGCCGCTCTTTCTTTCTTTATCGATCTGAAAGCAGAAGATGCACCTCCTGTTGCAGCCGCGAGCGGTCATGATCACTGCAACGGGTTTTCTCTTGTACGTTGCCGGAGGAGGGATGTAATTAGTTGTATCGCCTAAAAGCTTCCGCGCAGGGAAGGGCAGGGCGTCAACATCAGTGATAAGAGGGCGCGGAGGGTTTTTTATGATTTCATCACCATCTCTGAAAACAACCCCTTCGACTCCTTCAAGACTTTTCCCCTGTGACAACCTCTCCAATATTTCGACAACAGTAATCTCTCCCTCCCCTGTGACAACAGCGTCAATGTCCGCCGGGTCTGCGAGACATTTCTCCTGCATCGCGATAGGGTAGGGCCCGCCGACGGTAATGTAGGGGCGGGTTTGAAACCCGCCCCTACGAATCTCCGCTGCCGTATACATCGCCTTCTTCCATCCGAAGACGGTTGAGTAAATGCCGATGAAATCAGGTTTGAACTTTGATATCTCGCCCATTATCTCATCGTGCTGCATGAACGCGCCGTTCAAAAATCGCACATCGTGTCCTGCCTTCATCAAAGAGGACGCTACGTAAAGGGTCCCAAGCGGCTGCCAGTAGTTTATTTGTGAGGCTGCGGTCTTCGAGGAAAAGATGTCTTCAGGTACCCACGAGGGGATGACAAGGGCGCACTTCATAAATTTATACTCCGACAGGAAGGGCGTTTCTTTCTTCCCTTAACTTTGACTTCCTGATAATATTCCCGGCTGCCTCAATCCCGGTCTCAATAGCGCTGTCCATGTTGTAATATTTAAACATACCGCTTCTGCCGATGATGTGGAGGTTTTTAAAACCGCGCAGATACTCCACGACTTTTGAGTAATGACCGTTGTATCCAACTTCAAAAAGGGGATACGCGTGGGGCACCCTTATAACGCAACTGTCGATGACCTGGTCCATTTCGATAAGCCCGAGTTTGGCCAACTGCTGCACCGTCATGGAAGTCAGCGCTTCGTCGGTTAAGGTCCAGATACCGTCTCCCTTAAAACAGAAGTACTCGGAGACTACGTGCGTTTTTCCTTCCGGCGCCATATGAAGACTCCAGTTCTTTGGCTCATGGATCCTGCCGAGGGGCATCTTTTTCTCAGGCAGATACAGCCAGGTGAGGTCAGAGACCCTCGGCTTGTTAAGCATGACTGTTACTATCACCATGTCCCTGTATCTCAGCTTTGAGGCCGCGTCGAGTATGTCCGCGGGCGGGGATGGATTGAGCATCTTTAAGAGGTTCGTCAGGGGGATGCTGGAAATAAAATCACTGCCTTTGACATCATATTGACGCTCGCAATTGTCCGCAATTATATTCGTGATAACAGGGCCGCGATGATTTATCCGGGAGACCCTTGTGCTGGTCAAAACGGTGTCCTTTTTTTCAATTTCTTCTTTCAGCCTTTCGGATATTTGCCCGATCCCCAGTGCGGGATAAATGAACTTGTCCACAAGCGTGCTGACCTTGCGCCCGCTGAATTTAAAGAACGCGTTCTTTATTGCCACTCCAAGAGAGAGGCCGTCTATCCTCTTTGACACCCATTCTTCACTGATGTTCCCGCATTCAAGTCCCCACACTTTTTCACTGTATTCCTTGAAATAAAGCGTGAACATGGTCCTGCCGAAATGCGCCACCACCCAGTCTTCAAGGGAGATATGTTCGGGAGAGGTAAAGAGCTTCTTTATCTTTTCCTTGCCGTAATCAGAGATGGCCTTCACAGTAGTTGGAATGCCGAGGCCGAAAAGCGCATTGGACGGCTTGAGCGGATAGTCGAAGAATTTGCCGTTCATGTAGATCTTGCTCTTGCGCGGCACAGTCAGGTACTGGCCCCGCAGCAGGTCTTTTACAAATTGTTCCGTCCGGATATTATTTGTGAGGAACCTGTGGCCGCCAAGATCAAACCTGAAATCACCGTGCCGGATGGTCCTTGAAAGCCCCCCGACTACGGGGCCGCTTTCAAACACTGCTACCGGATGTCCTGCCTTCACAAGACTGAAGCCGGCGGAAAGCCCTGCAAGCCCGCCGCCGAGGATGATGGTAGAATCGTTCCGGGAGAAATCCATGACTTGATTATACAAATTAATTGCGGGAAATTTACAGAAGCAGGCAGTCTTAAATCATGTGCAGCAGGGGGTGCCGCTTACACGGGCAATGAAATGGTCTCCCTTGTTTTCAATCTCTGTCCGGCATCCTGACATTGAGGCAAAGGATTTTATTCTTCTGGAATCTTCAAGCGTGTTGACCTGGACCTCAATTAAAACCTCCGCGCCGCACTGCAAGGAGAGCAGCTCCTTCAGCTTTTTAAAAAGTTCCAGAGATGTCATGGAGCGTGCATCGATGTTCATGGCGTCAAAAACAAAGGCGCTGAAGAACCGTGATCCTTCAGCGCCCTGAAAACAGAGATATTACATGTCTTCCATCGGCTTGATGAATTTGAAATAAACCATTGTCCAGTTGCCGAGGATGATAGAGATTGTTGCTACAATGCTTCCGATGGAGAGGGTGGAGGACCCTGTGATCCCCTGTCCGATATTACATCCCCCGGCGACCATGGCTCCGAAGCCCATCATCATGCTTCCGCCAAGCACGGTCAACAATTCGTCAACTGGCGGGACTTTCCACTTGAATTCCTTTAAAATCTTTGCGCTGAGAAAGGCGCCGAGCGGCACGCCGATAATGAAAAAAGATGCCCATGTTACGGTAAAAGAACCGATGGCATACATGGGGAATACGTTTACGAGCGGGTGGTTCTCCGGCATGGCGGTGCCTGTCAGTAGTGTGTAGAATAATTCTCCCGTGGGCGTTGTGAAGGAAAGCCCTCTTGGGAAGCCTTCCCATACTGAAGCCGCCCAGAAAGCCGCTACCGCAAGCACGCCTAACATCAGGCCTGTCAGCGGCCAGCTAAAACCTTTTTGTTTGCCGGGTGAGAACGGCTTGCCCATTAAAACAAATATCCCGATTGCGATAACAACGGCTGCGATTACTCCCCATTTTACGGAAGGACTGTCGCCGATTAGATGATACAGGGCCGGATTGTTAATTTCGCCGACCGGGACCCTGACGCTTCTTAAAAGTTTATAAAGTGGGTTCAGCACGCCGGTAGCTGTTGCCTGAATGCTTGTAAAAAAACCGACAACGGCCACTATCGCATTGAACTGCCCTTCACCGATCTTGTACCATACGCCGCTTCCGCAGCCTCCCGCTAAAACTATTCCGAGCCCGAATATGTAGCCCCCGATAATATTGGCCAGCGGAAAGAACGGCTGTACTGCCAGGCTGATAACTTCCATGTCATTCAGCACGTTTGCCCCGATAATCGTGACCATTAAAGCGATTAAATATCCGCGCAGCAGGGTCAAGTCCTTGATGAAGATAGTGTCCCTGAAGGCTGTGTTCATGCAGAAGCGCCCGCGCTGCAGCACAAACCCGATTGCTAATCCGAGCAATAGCCCGGATACAATAAATCCAAAAGTTATACCTGGTAAAGTCTCTTCCATTCAGTCCCTCCTGAGAAGTATTTTTGCTTGCTAAAATAGCATATGAATCCTGTATTGGTCAATGGGTTTTTTAGGCGCGAAAGACATATGCCATCGAAAAAGGTATAATTACGATAATTATAAATTCATAGTTATGAACTTCAGGGAAAACATAGCCAGGCTCCAGGATTTCTACCTTCTGTCCATCAAAGCCCCCATCGGTATTTTTCGCAGACCTTTTTATTTCACGGAAATGATAGAGCAGATGGATTACATGGGTACCGGCTCGCTTTTCATTATTGTCCTCGTTTCTCTTTTTATAGGAATGGCTTTGTCCCTTCAAATATCCGCGGAACTTTCTACCCTGGGACTGAAGATGTATACCGGAAAATTAGTCGGTGTGTCCATAATCAGGGAGATAGGCCCGGTCTCAATCGCACTGAGTTTCGCAGGCAGGGTAGGCTCCGGCATGGCGTCTGAGATCGGCTCGATGGTGCTCGGACACCAGGTGGACATCCTGAGGGTGCACGGCGTCAACCCTGTAAAGAAGCTGGTCACGCCCCGTGTTGTAAGCGCGGTCCTGATGCTCCCCATTCTTACAGTAATAGGCGATGCGGTGTCCCTGTTCGGCGGATATTATATCGCGGTCTTTGTAAGTCACCAGAGCGGTTCTTTCTACTGGAGCCAGATAAGGGACATTATGGATTTCAAAAACATCTTTTCCGGGATCGCGAAGCCTTTTATATTCGGCTATTTCATATCCTGCATAAGCTGCTACATGGGACTTGCGACAAGGGGAGGGGCAAGGGGACTGAGGAAGGCAACGACTACGGCAGTCGTTTTCTCAACGATTGTGATTATTGTAGCTGACTTCATGATGACAAGGGCACTGCTGCTTCTGCTTGGAGAGTCGGTATGATAGAGTTCCGTGATGTCACGCTTGCGTACGGAGATAACGTCGTGCTTGACAAGGTGAGTTTCAAAGCTCAATTTCACGAGAGGGTTGCCGTCCTCGGCGGAAGCGGAGAGGGCAAGACAACCATCCTTAGGCTTATCCTCGGTCTTGTGCGTCCTGATGATGGAAAGATTTTGATAGACGGCCGGGACATTACTGAACTTTCAGAATCAGAGCTGAAGGACATACGAATGAAATTCAGCATAGTATTTCAGGAAGGGGCCTTATTTGATTCAATGAATGTAAAAGAAAATGTGGCATTTTGTTTCAGGGAATACTCAAATTATTCCGAAGATGAAATAGAAAAGCGCGTGAGAGAGTTCCTGCGCATTTTGGGAATAGAGGACGCTATCTACCTCATGCCCGAAGAGTTGAGCGGGGGCATGCAGAGAAGGGTCGCCATCGCACGCTCCCTTGCCGGCTGCGAACCGGAGATGATGCTTTACGATGAACCGACTTCAGGCCTGGACCCGCTCACGGCGGACAACATTTGCAGGTTAATAATTGAACTTTCAAAGGGAGAGCCGCCTGACAGGATGGGTTTTATTATAGTGACCCATAAGGTGACCGATGCGGCGAAGGTGGCTGAACGGTTTTTATATATAAGAAATGGTAGTATAATTTTCGATGGAAATATCACGGAGCTGAAGAGGACGAATGACGCGGAACTGCGGAATTTTATCAATGAACTTTATGCATCAGAAGGATGTTTCTGAGTCCTGATCTTATTCGCGGCAATTCGTGAAAATTCGTGGCTGAAAAAGATCTATGTACGATTACGTAAAACAACACAGGTGGGCAAAACTGAGGGTCGGGCTGGTCATAACTATTGCCGTCGTGACCGTCTTTTTTGCGGTAATGTTTGCCGGCAATATTGAAAAGTTCTTTTCTCCAAAAGTGAAGATATATGCCTTGTTCAGTGATATAAAAGGACTCAGGGAAGGTTCGCCGGTATGGTTTTCAGGCGTTGAAATAGGCTCGGTGAAATCCATGCACTTCACCATCCAGAA
Encoded proteins:
- a CDS encoding ABC transporter permease — protein: MGFLGAKDICHRKRYNYDNYKFIVMNFRENIARLQDFYLLSIKAPIGIFRRPFYFTEMIEQMDYMGTGSLFIIVLVSLFIGMALSLQISAELSTLGLKMYTGKLVGVSIIREIGPVSIALSFAGRVGSGMASEIGSMVLGHQVDILRVHGVNPVKKLVTPRVVSAVLMLPILTVIGDAVSLFGGYYIAVFVSHQSGSFYWSQIRDIMDFKNIFSGIAKPFIFGYFISCISCYMGLATRGGARGLRKATTTAVVFSTIVIIVADFMMTRALLLLLGESV
- a CDS encoding YeeE/YedE family protein, whose translation is MEETLPGITFGFIVSGLLLGLAIGFVLQRGRFCMNTAFRDTIFIKDLTLLRGYLIALMVTIIGANVLNDMEVISLAVQPFFPLANIIGGYIFGLGIVLAGGCGSGVWYKIGEGQFNAIVAVVGFFTSIQATATGVLNPLYKLLRSVRVPVGEINNPALYHLIGDSPSVKWGVIAAVVIAIGIFVLMGKPFSPGKQKGFSWPLTGLMLGVLAVAAFWAASVWEGFPRGLSFTTPTGELFYTLLTGTAMPENHPLVNVFPMYAIGSFTVTWASFFIIGVPLGAFLSAKILKEFKWKVPPVDELLTVLGGSMMMGFGAMVAGGCNIGQGITGSSTLSIGSIVATISIILGNWTMVYFKFIKPMEDM
- a CDS encoding radical SAM protein, encoding MKCALVIPSWVPEDIFSSKTAASQINYWQPLGTLYVASSLMKAGHDVRFLNGAFMQHDEIMGEISKFKPDFIGIYSTVFGWKKAMYTAAEIRRGGFQTRPYITVGGPYPIAMQEKCLADPADIDAVVTGEGEITVVEILERLSQGKSLEGVEGVVFRDGDEIIKNPPRPLITDVDALPFPARKLLGDTTNYIPPPATYKRKPVAVIMTARGCNRRCIFCFQIDKERKSGVRFRSVENVMQEVELCLKQGYREIKFIDDTLAADYDRAMQIAREIKRRKLDFTWFASACVNQVDYPLLKAFKDAGCWAVLLGAESGVQRNLNTVRKGITLDQTRRAVRAAKKAGLTVYTPFLFGIPGQTFEDGLESIKFACEINPDIANFHALTPFPGTELYDNLEKYGTMSGDLTDFTYQGAAFVPYTMTREEIAQLRQIAFKKFYSRPQFIIRRILNLRSIHDVKAAAKGFKSLFWLWVKNDVFRRRETM
- a CDS encoding FAD-dependent oxidoreductase; translation: MDFSRNDSTIILGGGLAGLSAGFSLVKAGHPVAVFESGPVVGGLSRTIRHGDFRFDLGGHRFLTNNIRTEQFVKDLLRGQYLTVPRKSKIYMNGKFFDYPLKPSNALFGLGIPTTVKAISDYGKEKIKKLFTSPEHISLEDWVVAHFGRTMFTLYFKEYSEKVWGLECGNISEEWVSKRIDGLSLGVAIKNAFFKFSGRKVSTLVDKFIYPALGIGQISERLKEEIEKKDTVLTSTRVSRINHRGPVITNIIADNCERQYDVKGSDFISSIPLTNLLKMLNPSPPADILDAASKLRYRDMVIVTVMLNKPRVSDLTWLYLPEKKMPLGRIHEPKNWSLHMAPEGKTHVVSEYFCFKGDGIWTLTDEALTSMTVQQLAKLGLIEMDQVIDSCVIRVPHAYPLFEVGYNGHYSKVVEYLRGFKNLHIIGRSGMFKYYNMDSAIETGIEAAGNIIRKSKLREERNALPVGV
- a CDS encoding ATP-binding cassette domain-containing protein, producing the protein MIEFRDVTLAYGDNVVLDKVSFKAQFHERVAVLGGSGEGKTTILRLILGLVRPDDGKILIDGRDITELSESELKDIRMKFSIVFQEGALFDSMNVKENVAFCFREYSNYSEDEIEKRVREFLRILGIEDAIYLMPEELSGGMQRRVAIARSLAGCEPEMMLYDEPTSGLDPLTADNICRLIIELSKGEPPDRMGFIIVTHKVTDAAKVAERFLYIRNGSIIFDGNITELKRTNDAELRNFINELYASEGCF